The proteins below come from a single Bacillus horti genomic window:
- a CDS encoding ABC transporter permease, translating into MTVFRFALKRSFRDWTNILIFFLLPFALVFLPKNEWSMIPLGFQFFGVILLFTAAKLVHLIMQDRVKKTVTRIAVSPISHFQYLFQNLIAYFIILIVQCLLMVISGMLIHGESLPSPFLFFIVYFFFSLSALGFCLAWTSLFRSKDASALILFSLILLMSMVGGLFWTTQIMPDLLQRIAMFLPTYWLAGALEQIGSGASLYDITLHLFVLTLFTLVFLFIGSRTKMG; encoded by the coding sequence ATGACTGTATTCCGTTTCGCTTTAAAAAGAAGCTTTCGTGATTGGACGAATATCCTTATCTTTTTTCTCCTTCCCTTCGCCCTTGTTTTTTTACCAAAGAACGAATGGAGTATGATACCGCTTGGCTTTCAATTCTTTGGCGTTATTCTCTTATTTACAGCAGCCAAGCTCGTCCACCTCATTATGCAGGATCGTGTCAAAAAAACGGTGACTCGTATTGCTGTATCGCCTATCAGCCACTTTCAATATCTGTTTCAAAATTTAATAGCTTACTTCATCATTCTCATCGTCCAGTGCTTATTGATGGTCATTAGTGGGATGCTAATTCATGGAGAAAGTCTACCTTCACCCTTTCTATTCTTTATCGTCTATTTCTTTTTCTCATTAAGTGCTCTTGGGTTCTGCTTAGCTTGGACATCTCTGTTTCGTAGTAAAGATGCGTCTGCCCTCATTCTGTTTAGTCTCATCCTCTTGATGTCTATGGTTGGAGGACTATTCTGGACCACGCAAATCATGCCTGATCTTTTACAACGAATAGCCATGTTTTTACCAACCTATTGGTTAGCAGGTGCTTTGGAGCAAATTGGAAGTGGAGCGTCGCTCTATGACATCACTCTTCACCTTTTTGTTTTGACTTTGTTTACCCTTGTCTTTTTGTTTATCGGTAGTCGGACGAAAATGGGATAA
- a CDS encoding sensor histidine kinase: MNNVRPETSMTIARLAGLLLLGLHWFISNGEVAGFLLLLILTIISIGRWRFNWHHWTILLDQLACFICVVYWPEAWYAFAIPVFEVFKAGKLIFLAPLLFILTYEAPITLLLLAILTFAGLLGWVIRCWHVQLTQLRTESDNQRREHYELQSYKEELLTANVEAARLAEITERQRISQKLHDHVGHEITGAVLALQAFEQLWKENDPQATEMFSQVKQRVTNSATQLRDTVHNMNPVRAFGIHRLDELCSRFKACPVEMKVYGDFQLIEAHQWNILETCLKEALTNIIRHSAPKRVEVTLDVSTHIVRLSIFNDGVNIEKASQSFGMGLRNLRQRAQFAGGSVTTDAKDGFRVICVLPMGKETLG, encoded by the coding sequence ATGAACAACGTAAGACCAGAAACAAGTATGACAATCGCTCGTTTGGCAGGTTTGCTTCTCCTTGGCTTACACTGGTTTATCAGTAACGGGGAAGTAGCAGGCTTTCTCCTGTTACTTATTTTGACTATTATTTCTATTGGTAGGTGGCGGTTTAATTGGCACCATTGGACCATCCTGCTAGATCAGCTTGCTTGCTTCATTTGTGTAGTTTATTGGCCAGAAGCTTGGTATGCCTTTGCGATCCCCGTCTTTGAAGTGTTTAAAGCAGGTAAGCTCATATTCTTGGCTCCTCTATTATTCATATTGACTTACGAAGCTCCTATCACCCTCTTACTGCTTGCCATTCTTACCTTTGCCGGGTTACTAGGATGGGTTATTCGTTGCTGGCATGTACAGCTAACTCAGCTTAGAACGGAATCAGATAATCAAAGACGTGAGCATTACGAGCTACAAAGCTATAAAGAAGAGCTGTTAACAGCCAATGTTGAAGCAGCCCGCTTAGCCGAAATTACAGAAAGGCAACGCATTTCACAAAAGCTACACGATCACGTCGGTCATGAAATCACAGGTGCTGTCTTAGCCCTTCAAGCCTTTGAGCAGCTGTGGAAGGAAAATGATCCTCAAGCTACAGAAATGTTTAGTCAGGTTAAACAGAGAGTGACAAATAGTGCTACTCAGCTGAGAGATACGGTACATAATATGAACCCGGTGAGAGCGTTTGGTATTCACAGATTAGATGAGCTTTGCAGTCGCTTTAAAGCCTGTCCCGTTGAAATGAAGGTTTACGGAGACTTCCAATTAATAGAGGCTCACCAATGGAATATTTTAGAAACCTGTTTGAAAGAAGCACTGACGAATATTATTCGTCATTCAGCTCCCAAGCGTGTAGAGGTTACGCTGGATGTAAGTACACATATCGTTCGATTAAGTATATTTAATGATGGAGTAAATATAGAAAAAGCCAGCCAATCATTCGGAATGGGTCTAAGAAATTTACGTCAAAGAGCCCAATTTGCCGGAGGAAGTGTAACAACGGATGCCAAGGATGGCTTCCGAGTCATTTGTGTGCTACCCATGGGGAAGGAGACTTTGGGATGA
- a CDS encoding response regulator has protein sequence MKILIVDDDSLICQSLKVLLSREKDMEVIGTAHNGAEAILCCQKEQPDIILMDIRMPEMDGIQATREIKQQWPQIRIMMLTTFQDEQNIRLSLLAGAEGYMLKTTQVSSMAQQLRALSSGSSILDADVLRSLTQPKKNDLAELTPREKDILELVAQGCSNKEVAEQLYISEGTVRNVLSIILDKLELRDRTQLAIYYWRSN, from the coding sequence ATGAAGATCTTAATTGTTGATGACGATTCACTTATTTGTCAGAGCTTAAAGGTGCTTCTTTCTAGAGAAAAGGATATGGAAGTAATCGGTACAGCGCACAATGGTGCAGAAGCCATTCTATGCTGTCAAAAAGAGCAGCCTGACATCATATTAATGGACATTCGTATGCCTGAAATGGATGGTATCCAAGCCACAAGAGAAATTAAGCAGCAATGGCCGCAAATCCGTATTATGATGCTAACTACTTTTCAGGATGAACAGAATATTCGGCTATCACTTCTAGCGGGTGCGGAAGGTTATATGCTAAAAACGACTCAGGTCTCTAGCATGGCTCAGCAGCTTCGGGCTCTTAGCTCGGGCTCCTCTATTCTCGATGCTGATGTTCTTAGAAGCTTAACTCAGCCAAAGAAGAACGATTTAGCAGAGCTTACTCCAAGAGAGAAAGATATTCTTGAGTTAGTTGCGCAAGGATGTTCCAATAAAGAAGTGGCAGAGCAGCTTTATATCAGCGAGGGTACAGTACGAAATGTGCTATCCATAATACTGGATAAATTAGAGCTACGTGACCGCACCCAACTGGCTATTTACTACTGGCGATCAAACTAG
- a CDS encoding YciI family protein, whose amino-acid sequence MRYVILLSQGPNWREGIVLHNQPYMPEHAVYVQQAFNQEKIILAGPFTDSSGGAIVIDVTLEEAKSFAENDPAVKNGVFVYEIKEWAFKMSKFENIDPGFDQGYIDYKHTIQKELGII is encoded by the coding sequence ATGAGGTATGTTATTCTACTTAGTCAAGGTCCGAATTGGAGGGAAGGGATAGTTCTACACAATCAGCCTTATATGCCTGAACATGCTGTATATGTCCAGCAAGCATTTAATCAAGAGAAAATTATTTTGGCAGGACCGTTCACTGATTCTTCTGGAGGAGCTATCGTGATAGATGTTACTCTGGAAGAAGCAAAGAGCTTTGCAGAAAATGATCCTGCAGTAAAAAACGGTGTTTTTGTTTATGAAATAAAGGAATGGGCCTTTAAGATGAGTAAATTTGAGAATATTGATCCAGGATTCGACCAAGGGTACATTGACTATAAGCATACCATTCAAAAAGAATTAGGAATCATTTAA
- a CDS encoding ABC transporter permease: protein MIGQGLSTLWHVFRADFLERIRGYGFMITIFASMLVAFVFIPPNDAKYAVVVLNDYRGVYNSAWIGSTVSMSLMTMLSLFGFYLVKSAIERDRYTRVGEMITITPLSKVRYMLGKYLSNVMVLLLIVFFIYTLAVVMQLIRFESTSIQFLHYFYPAMVMVVPLILLVAALALLFESVPFLRGGLGNIIYFFLWIALLNTAAFPTFSLFNQAISFSSPMGTEVFYSSMIDRFTSLYPNVPVSTADGILSVEQPLQTFEWSGVAWTAEIVFGRFIWAFLALVVLFAAVWLFKGFDKERIRKEDGAKKSFFNRNQQVKESISIGNGQLSERVTLFINKGVSAPLSEVRTQFSFLSLLWLEFKLLIKGQRWWWYIIALVLIVLPIFVELELGKSILGPLAWTWPILLWSKMGYRELEHRTRDMVFTSPNILWRQLPVSWLAGFILALVAGLGLATKYLIVGDINGLFTWFIGALFIPSLALALGVWFRTNKAFEIVYLILIYVGVLNGVHAFDFMGVTGEATMGTAFIYLGLSIFLLFVSVIGRREQLQR from the coding sequence ATGATCGGACAAGGTCTATCCACTCTGTGGCATGTCTTTCGAGCTGATTTCCTTGAAAGGATTAGAGGCTATGGTTTTATGATCACCATTTTTGCTTCAATGCTTGTTGCATTTGTCTTTATTCCGCCAAATGATGCAAAGTATGCCGTGGTGGTTCTTAATGATTATAGAGGGGTCTATAATTCAGCCTGGATTGGTTCGACTGTGTCTATGTCATTGATGACGATGCTATCTTTATTTGGATTCTATTTAGTAAAAAGCGCGATTGAACGAGATCGTTATACGCGAGTTGGAGAGATGATTACCATAACACCTTTATCAAAGGTCAGGTATATGCTGGGTAAATATTTGAGTAATGTTATGGTTCTTCTGCTTATTGTTTTCTTTATCTATACCTTAGCCGTCGTAATGCAGTTGATCAGATTTGAAAGCACATCCATACAATTCCTTCATTATTTTTATCCTGCTATGGTTATGGTTGTGCCTTTAATTCTGCTTGTGGCAGCTCTAGCACTTTTGTTTGAGTCAGTCCCTTTTCTTAGGGGAGGGTTAGGAAATATCATCTATTTCTTTTTATGGATTGCCCTTTTAAATACGGCTGCATTTCCAACGTTTAGTCTTTTTAACCAAGCGATTTCTTTTAGTAGTCCAATGGGTACAGAGGTTTTTTACTCAAGTATGATTGACAGATTTACTAGCTTATATCCTAATGTCCCGGTTAGTACGGCTGACGGGATACTAAGTGTTGAACAGCCCTTGCAAACGTTCGAATGGTCTGGTGTAGCTTGGACTGCTGAAATTGTGTTCGGTCGCTTTATTTGGGCATTCCTAGCATTAGTTGTCTTGTTTGCTGCCGTATGGCTATTTAAGGGCTTTGATAAGGAGAGGATAAGGAAGGAAGATGGAGCAAAAAAATCATTCTTTAATCGTAATCAACAAGTTAAAGAGTCTATTTCTATTGGTAATGGTCAGCTCTCAGAACGTGTAACTCTATTCATTAACAAAGGAGTTTCAGCACCTTTATCGGAGGTTCGAACACAATTTAGCTTCCTATCACTTTTATGGCTTGAGTTCAAGCTACTAATTAAAGGACAGAGGTGGTGGTGGTACATCATTGCCCTAGTACTTATTGTGCTACCGATCTTTGTTGAGCTTGAGCTTGGCAAAAGTATACTGGGCCCTCTAGCTTGGACTTGGCCTATTCTACTATGGTCTAAAATGGGATATAGAGAGTTGGAACACCGTACTAGGGATATGGTTTTTACAAGCCCTAATATTCTATGGAGACAGCTACCTGTATCATGGCTAGCTGGTTTTATCCTAGCTCTAGTAGCAGGCTTAGGTTTAGCTACTAAGTATCTAATAGTAGGAGATATCAATGGACTATTTACTTGGTTTATTGGAGCTTTATTTATACCCTCGTTAGCATTAGCACTAGGAGTATGGTTTAGAACGAATAAAGCCTTTGAAATTGTTTACCTAATTTTGATTTACGTTGGGGTATTAAATGGAGTTCATGCTTTTGATTTTATGGGAGTAACGGGTGAAGCTACGATGGGTACTGCTTTTATCTATCTAGGCTTATCTATATTTCTCCTTTTTGTCAGTGTAATAGGGAGAAGGGAACAGCTACAACGATAA
- a CDS encoding ABC transporter ATP-binding protein: MKLELNGVGKKYGREHWAIKDITLELQEGVLGLLGENGAGKSTLMRMLATITKPTAGQILWQGRDIGKNPEAIRSQLGYLPQEFGIYPNLSAMEFLEYMAAIKGVHGKDARRRIEELLNTLHLTKHAHKKLGGFSGGMKQRVGIAQALLNDPRVLIVDEPTVGLDPFERSSFRQLLSDLSRERVIIFSTHIVSDVEVTANQIAIISKGTLIHHADQEALVAGIQGKVWIANVSSQRAEELKREYLVSSTVRHEQHLQVKIVAENPPDLEAVAVSPVLEDAYLYYTSMGKGSL, encoded by the coding sequence ATGAAGCTAGAGCTGAACGGGGTAGGGAAAAAGTATGGAAGAGAGCATTGGGCTATTAAAGATATAACATTAGAATTACAGGAGGGTGTGCTGGGTTTATTAGGGGAGAATGGAGCAGGTAAATCTACATTGATGAGGATGCTGGCTACAATAACCAAGCCTACAGCTGGCCAAATCCTGTGGCAGGGACGAGATATTGGTAAAAACCCTGAAGCTATTCGATCACAGCTCGGCTATCTCCCTCAGGAATTTGGAATATATCCTAATTTAAGTGCTATGGAGTTTCTAGAATATATGGCTGCTATCAAGGGTGTACATGGTAAAGATGCCAGAAGGAGAATAGAAGAACTGTTAAATACTCTTCATCTGACAAAGCATGCGCACAAAAAGCTAGGAGGTTTTTCTGGAGGAATGAAGCAGCGTGTAGGGATTGCTCAAGCCTTGCTTAATGATCCCAGGGTACTCATTGTAGATGAGCCAACTGTTGGTTTAGATCCCTTTGAACGATCTAGCTTTCGACAGCTATTATCTGATTTATCGAGGGAACGAGTGATTATCTTTTCCACCCATATTGTTTCTGACGTTGAGGTGACGGCAAACCAAATTGCTATAATTTCAAAGGGAACTCTTATTCATCATGCAGATCAAGAAGCTTTGGTAGCTGGCATTCAGGGTAAGGTCTGGATCGCGAATGTTTCTAGCCAAAGGGCAGAGGAATTAAAAAGGGAGTATTTAGTTAGTAGCACTGTTCGTCATGAGCAGCATTTGCAGGTGAAGATAGTAGCTGAGAATCCCCCAGATCTTGAGGCGGTTGCCGTTTCTCCGGTTCTTGAGGACGCGTATCTCTATTATACTTCTATGGGGAAGGGATCATTATGA